A region from the Nostoc sp. HK-01 genome encodes:
- a CDS encoding sugar ABC transporter permease, with protein MMKSSWNLKSGDIFSLAVLLCGALIVLLPLFVVFFTSFAPPGATPDMMPQGWTLGNYYDAWQRGKFLLAFANSTLVAIAVTAFQLITSALAGYALARLKFRGRQALLLVVLATLVIPFQLLVIPIFLVLKWGHLINTYGALILPTAVNGFGIFLLRQYFQTIPVELEEAATIDGANRLQILWRVLLPLARPALVTLFLFTFIAEWNDLFKPLVFTTRPELRTVQLALAEFQEQFTNNWPLMMAAVTIATVPVMLLFLIGQRQFIRGIATTGMKN; from the coding sequence ATGATGAAATCAAGTTGGAATCTGAAATCTGGCGATATTTTTAGTTTAGCGGTGCTGCTATGCGGCGCATTAATTGTCTTACTCCCGCTATTTGTCGTGTTTTTCACATCTTTTGCACCTCCTGGCGCAACTCCAGATATGATGCCTCAAGGTTGGACTTTAGGTAATTATTATGATGCGTGGCAGCGAGGGAAGTTCCTGTTGGCGTTTGCTAATTCTACCTTAGTAGCGATCGCAGTCACGGCGTTTCAGTTGATCACCTCAGCTTTGGCTGGTTACGCTCTGGCGAGATTGAAATTTCGTGGTAGACAAGCTCTACTGCTAGTTGTTTTAGCAACCTTGGTAATCCCTTTTCAGCTGTTGGTTATACCGATATTTTTGGTTTTAAAGTGGGGACACTTAATTAATACTTATGGGGCGCTGATTTTACCAACGGCTGTCAATGGTTTTGGCATATTTCTCTTACGGCAATATTTTCAAACCATTCCAGTAGAATTGGAAGAAGCCGCAACTATTGATGGGGCGAACAGGCTACAAATTTTGTGGCGAGTATTGTTACCTTTAGCCCGTCCAGCTTTGGTGACATTGTTTTTATTCACCTTTATTGCTGAATGGAATGATTTATTTAAGCCTTTGGTATTCACCACACGCCCAGAATTAAGAACAGTACAGTTGGCATTGGCGGAATTTCAAGAGCAGTTTACCAATAACTGGCCTTTGATGATGGCGGCAGTAACTATTGCAACGGTGCCGGTTATGCTACTGTTTCTGATTGGTCAGCGTCAATTTATTCGCGGAATTGCGACCACAGGGATGAAGAATTGA
- a CDS encoding Crp/Fnr family transcriptional regulator, producing MGDRYSLQEEPIHPWIRTAPFFQGLPESAVEAALIHLVTRTHPANQVILLENDWGGSVYFIFEGWVKIRTYNLEGKEVTLNILGKGELFGEMAALDEVPRSTDVITLTPTVIGSLPSQDFVKLLQIEPLAGVRLSKLMARRLRQVNRRLRLRESDSQSRVADTLLFLAEGQGKRSLTGTEIPNLPHRELSSLSGLARETVTRVLTRLEKKGLIQRDQDTISIPDVLALERLIV from the coding sequence AAGGGTTGCCCGAATCAGCTGTGGAAGCAGCCCTTATCCATCTGGTGACTCGAACACACCCAGCAAATCAAGTGATTTTGTTGGAAAATGACTGGGGTGGTTCTGTATATTTCATCTTTGAGGGTTGGGTAAAAATTCGTACTTATAATTTGGAAGGTAAAGAAGTAACTCTGAATATTCTGGGTAAAGGCGAATTATTTGGTGAAATGGCAGCTTTAGATGAAGTGCCTCGTTCTACCGATGTGATTACTCTTACTCCTACAGTTATCGGCAGTCTACCATCTCAAGATTTTGTTAAGTTACTCCAAATAGAACCCTTGGCAGGGGTAAGATTATCCAAATTGATGGCTAGGCGCTTGCGGCAAGTAAATCGTCGTCTACGGTTGCGAGAATCTGATAGCCAATCGCGGGTAGCAGACACTTTGTTATTTTTAGCAGAAGGGCAGGGCAAGCGATCGCTCACAGGAACAGAAATTCCGAATTTGCCTCACCGAGAATTAAGTAGTTTAAGTGGGCTGGCGCGAGAAACCGTAACAAGAGTCTTGACTAGGTTAGAAAAGAAAGGGTTAATTCAACGGGATCAAGACACTATTTCCATCCCCGATGTGTTAGCCCTGGAAAGATTGATTGTATAA
- a CDS encoding acetyl-CoA carboxylase carboxyltransferase subunit alpha produces MATTERKPLLLDFEKPLAELSNRIEQIRQLAEENGVDVSGEIRKLEARATKLREEIFSTLSPAQRVQVARHPRRPSTLDYIQAITDEWMELHGDRCGTDDPALIAGVARLGGQPVVMLGQQKGRDTKDNIARNFGMAAPGGYRKAMRLMEHANKFGMPILAFVDTPGALATVAAEHQGAGEAIAYNLREMFSLDVPIICTVIGEASSGGALGIGICDRLLMFEHAVYTVISPEGCAAILWKDASKAPQAAVALKITSHDLKNLGIIDQILAEPIGGAHSDPLEAATTLKQALLDNLDELKQLTSPERRQMRYEKFRKIGVFTEIPH; encoded by the coding sequence ATGGCTACTACCGAGCGTAAACCACTACTGTTAGATTTTGAAAAGCCGTTAGCAGAACTATCCAACCGCATTGAGCAGATTCGACAACTTGCAGAAGAAAATGGCGTTGATGTATCTGGTGAAATTCGCAAGCTAGAAGCACGCGCGACAAAACTGCGTGAAGAGATTTTTAGTACTTTATCTCCGGCTCAAAGGGTGCAAGTCGCCCGTCATCCCCGTCGTCCCAGTACTCTTGATTACATCCAGGCGATTACAGATGAATGGATGGAGTTGCATGGCGATCGCTGTGGTACTGATGATCCGGCTTTAATTGCTGGTGTAGCTCGTTTAGGTGGGCAGCCGGTGGTGATGTTAGGTCAACAAAAAGGGCGTGACACTAAAGACAATATTGCCCGTAACTTCGGGATGGCGGCTCCTGGTGGTTATCGCAAAGCAATGCGTTTGATGGAACATGCCAATAAGTTTGGAATGCCGATTTTAGCTTTTGTTGATACACCCGGCGCTTTAGCCACAGTAGCCGCAGAACATCAAGGTGCTGGCGAAGCCATAGCTTATAATCTGCGCGAGATGTTTAGCTTAGATGTACCGATTATTTGCACAGTTATTGGTGAAGCAAGTTCTGGTGGAGCGCTGGGTATTGGTATTTGCGATCGCCTACTGATGTTTGAACACGCTGTTTACACTGTGATTAGCCCTGAAGGTTGTGCGGCGATTCTCTGGAAAGATGCCAGTAAAGCACCTCAAGCAGCTGTCGCCTTAAAAATCACTTCCCATGACTTAAAAAACTTAGGGATTATTGACCAAATTTTAGCGGAACCAATTGGCGGCGCTCATTCTGACCCCCTAGAAGCCGCAACCACCCTCAAGCAAGCACTTTTAGATAATTTAGATGAACTTAAACAGTTAACATCTCCAGAAAGACGACAAATGCGCTACGAAAAATTCCGCAAAATTGGTGTTTTTACAGAAATTCCCCACTAG